DNA sequence from the Parambassis ranga chromosome 1, fParRan2.1, whole genome shotgun sequence genome:
TCACTTGCAAAGCAATGCCTTCTGGGATCTATGCTTTACTGTGAAAGGTATCCTGTTGCATTTAAAACAGATGTAGGTTCACTGAGAAGTGATATATAATTGTCTTCTCACCTCAAATGGCTCTTTGTGAACCTGTACAGCAGGCAGATACATTGCATAGATTTCCTGAACACATACTCAATTGCATTCATCATTAATGTGACTGGGTTGTATGATATGAGATCATTAGGGTTATCTGATAAGTTGtcactgtgatgtcaccagTAACACATGCCCAAAGATAATATAACTGTTACTTGTCCTTTCTGTTAGCTTTCTGTTTACCTTTCCCTGTATTGAGTCAGGTATCTTATCAAGCTGAAAATGCTGACCACACATATCTCATATTTGTTGTGGCAGAAGATCTAAAAATTGATGCACAGTCTGGATAAATCAACACATGGTCAGTTTTTCGCCGCCTGCAACAGCTCCTGACAAGTTCTTATCATCACATTAATGACACTCTGTACACTCTGGGCCAGTCTAATAAAAGTCTTGAGTAACTTACAATGTCCTCCCAGTAAGACCTAATCAACAATCGGTGCCTTGAGTCAAAGAAGGAAGTGTGTCTGTAGACTTTTACtttcaggtcttttcatgtGCCATTTGCCCACCATTTTGAAAGGACAGAAACAGAGGGGAACGTGGTATTGTCGGCTGGATGTGTGAGGTTTTTGTCTACTGACCTGCTCTCCTCGACCCCCACCTCTCTGGTTTCTTTAGTTAGTCACCACTGTGCTTAGTGGTCATGTGCTTGCTCCCTGTGACGATATAATTCTCTTCTATGACCAAGTTTCATGTTGTAATCTGAGTGCGTGAGTGTGAGTGATGCCAGTAATGCAACATGTGATTTCTATATTCAACTCTAAAGTGACCCCACACCCaaaatttttctttttcttaccaAAGTTCTTCTGTAGGTTCTGTTTGTAAAAAGCCTGTGAATGATGCTCAGGACCTTTCTTAACTAGTTGTTGTTCAGTTCAATAGCCCTGATATGCTGAAGTCACTTACACACATGAGTTGCTCTTCTATGACCGCAAAGGTAAGAGCAAGGAACATTTATGTATACGTTAAGTAATCCTTTATACATTCATATACAGGACAAACATAAACATTACTGCACAGGACTGCATTTCTGTTAATTATGCTGTCCAGAGCTGATGAGCTAAACTGTTGCTTAGTCACATTTATTGTCAGGAGACCAGACACCAGGGAGCACGATGAAGAGCCAGGtcactgatgtttgtttttacccTAGCACTAAGACATCCCCTCTTCAGCGTCAGGTGACACTTGACAGATTGGAGGATGACTTCCATGCAACACCAGTCACTTCTATGTAGTTGGCATTATAGTAAGGCTCTCTGCCTAGGCAGCCATACTTCCTCGTCCTCTCATGCTGATATAAAGGCAGACTAGATGCTACATCAACTTGTTAGCTCATGTAATGGTATTAAAACCAATCCAACTAAATTTTCCGTTAAAGGAAACTCTATTGTTGTTGATCATCAGTACCTTTCACTCATTTAAAAGCACTCTTAATGGTATAATTTCACAATCAGTAGTTTCTCTCTATACTTCAGTAGTGTTTTCTCAGTTCATGATGGATATGATTATCAAAGAGTTTATACTTAAACACAATCAAACCTTCTTTTTCATTCTTCAACTTTGCTTTATCTGCCTTTCTTGGTCACCTCCGTCCTCTATTTCCCTTTGCAGAAGATCATTGGAGTGTTCAAACCTAAAAATGAAGAGCCCTATGGCCAGCTGAATCCCAAGTGGACCAAGTGGCTCCAGAAACTGTGCTGTCCCTGCTGTTTTGGCCGCGACTGTTTGGTGTTAAACCAAGGTTATCTCTCAGAGGCTGGGGCCAGCCTAGTTGATCAGAAGCTGGAGCTCAACATTGTTCCTAGGACCAAGGTAAAGACAGTACTGTGTTGCAGAAGCAACAACTCAAATGTTCTTTCTCTCTAAATCAGCGTTTTCACTTCAGGTGGTGTACTTGGCAAGTGAAACATTCAACTACAGTGCTATAGACAGGGTCAAGTCTCGAGGAAAAAGGCTAGCTCTGGAGAAGGTGCCTAAAGTTGGCCAGCGCTTCCACAGAATTGGACTGCCACCAAAGGTAATGTAATTAATATCCTCAGTTACTCATTTAATAATTGAATGTAATGATCTGTGTATGATATTCACCAATTATGTGATCTGTTTTAATCCCACAAGGTCGGCTCCTTCCAGCTTTTTGTTGATGGGTACAAAGATGCAGATTTCTGGCTGCGGAGGTTTGAAGCAGAGCCTTTGCCTGAAAACACCAACCGGCAGCTCCAGCTGCAGTTTGAGCGGCTCGTAGTCCTCGATTACATCATCAGGAACACAGGTATGTAGTCACAGTGTTCAAAGTAAAGTAACTCATTTATTAGAATACTTTTTAATGAACTGTTTTTCTATTCTAGATAGGGGAAATGACAACTGGCTGCTGAAGTACGACTGTCCCATGGACCCTGTCGGCAATAGGGTGAGAAGACACACTATCATACAAGCCCTTTCCTATGTGTTAGTGATAATGCTGTTAAGAAGACACCCTTTTTACGCTTTGCAGCAAACAGAATTGGCCGTCTCAGTGCTTGGCTTCAAAGGGCATGCTGGCAGTCAGGAAGTGTAATGTAGTGTTGGCACCAGCTTGCTTTTTTACACAGCTGTCAATTTGGTGCTGTGACTACATCTGCTGCTAGCTCAGGGGCACATCAACAATGCCCTGCTGTTGTTTGTCAATTCCTTACACATGGCAAGATACCTTAAAAGGGTCTACAGAAACAGTTACCACTGGACAAAACTCTCATCTGCATTCATTCTTGGGACAGATGTCTACAATTTTCACCCCTTTCTGGTGCAGTAAATGCCACCACACATTGACCTGTACAAAAGGAGGCAGACAAACAAACTTGTGTGTATGTAATACCCTTTTGTCTTTACCTCTACAGGACACAGACTGGGTGGTAGTTAAGGATCCCATCATTAAGCTGGCAGCCATAGACAACGGCCTCGCCTTCCCCCTCAAACACCCCGACTCCTGGAGAGCATGTAAGCCCCTTCACTGCTGTAGCCCTGACTGATCAATGCTGTTGTTGCTTTAAAAGTAAATATGCtttgtgttcctgttttatGACATTTCCAATCCCCAGACCCCTTCTATTGGGCGTGGCTATCCCAGGCTAAAGTTCCATTCTCCCAGGAAATCAGAGAGTTAGTCCTACCCAAACTCTCTGACCCAAATTTCATCAAAGACCTAGAAGAGGACCTTTATGAACTATTTAAGGCAAGAAACTGAATCATATGTTTAAAAAGAGTTAGAGGAGGATGACTAATGAACACTGCGTTTAACATTCTATATGTCTAATCTGCTGTGTCTCACAGAAAGATCCAGGTTTTGACAGAGGACAGTTTCACAAACAAGTAGCTGTGATGAGGGGGCAGGTAAggtttctcctctttttttccccatctgtCTAGACAGTAAAATCTAAAGCTGATGGAGGGACACATCTAGAAAATGGTTGGTGGCTTTGGGATGATTTAGTGTGGTTGGTGCAGCTGCCCAGTGTTGTGTAGATCATTTGAAGTAGTGCATGAAACTAAACAGTGATGTAAGTAAGTGATAAGTTGAGAGGGCATTCACAGAGCACTCTTTTCAATTGTGGCCTTCTGGAATAATGAAACACAGTTTGAAAAACACTGACTGGCACTTGGACATTAGACAGTTATTTCACAGTATCTTCACACATACAGGCAGTGTTAGTCGACAGTTTTAGCTGGTTTTTGGTTTGGTGTTTCTGGGCCTGAATAGGGGAAGTGACATTAAAATGATGTTGtctgtcatttctgtttttatcttaagaTCCTGAACCTGTGCCAAGCCCTGAAGGATGGTAAAACGCCCCTTCAGTTGGTCCAGATGCCACCAGTAATCGTTGAAACAGCCAGAGCACCTCAGAGAGCAAACAGTGAATCCTACACACAGAGTTTCCAGAGCAGAAGACCATTCTTCACCTGGTGGTAGGGAAGGAGTGGCAGCGCAGAAGAAGAACAACAGCAGGAAGCTGGAGGAGTACGGATGGAGGAGAAGATGGAATCTGAGCGCTCAGATTTTTGTCCTGGAATTGGAAGTAACCCTCCCCACCTTTCTCCTCTCATTATGGATATTTTGGTAACAGAGAGTTGAGTTAGTGGGTGTAGTGATGAGGCCAAAAGAGGAAGATTCTTACATCATATCTTCCCTGTTTGCTTCTGTGCCTTGCATGGATGCCAATGAAAATGTTTAAGTGATGAAGATTCTGTACCTTCCGGAGAAATATTTCAGTGAGAAGACTTTTCTGTTGGACTCCTGGGTGCACATAatgtttcacacacatgcacgccaGTCGGAAGCCTCTCATGCGTTTGTTTTGGATGAGGTGTTGCATtccatgtgtttattttttcataccTCTCTGCCTTTAATATTCACACGCatactccctcctctgcagttaAAAAAGCCCCCTGGCTTGTGAAAGCAGCGGTGCCACTTGatcagcattttattttttaacaaaacagAGAAGTGTTCTTGGTGGTGAGGTCTTACAGATGTAGGAACTGAACactcagtggtgtgtgtgtgtctttacacaGTGAACACATCATGTTACTCCTCTTAAGATTAGGATCTGAAAATTGTCTCAGCTGCTATTAGAAAGCGGAGGTTCAAACTGTTAGACTCTCTGGCTCACCATCATTTGTCTTCCCACTCAGATGAGTTAATTTGTCATTTGAGATGGAGATAAGCTGACTGGCTGTTGGTGGACCAAAATTCACCTCCTCTAGTGTGTCCATGTTGAAAACTGGTAATTTTCTGGCTTGTGGGCAGTAAACGGAGAAGtaacttcctgctgtgttgaaCTGACATGAAATGTAATGTGACAATGCACTGTATAATTTGTATGTAATATTTAATTATAGATATAATTAAAACATATTAATACAAATAGCTTGTGTGCAAAGAGCTTGTGATTGTACAGGAACACTTGCAGGTCATAGTTTAAGAGAAATATGCCGGGGAGTTAACGTCGGGTAGTAACAAATTTACAGATAGTCCACAGTTTCATCAACTTTCAACACTCACTGTCTTCATCTGAGTCATTTCCTGCTTTTTAAAGGAACATTAATTCAGATTACATCACAGTAATCTGAAAAATTGGACGAATTTGGCAGCTTAAATGTCACATATTTTGCACAGGAACAAAAACAGCTAAGAGATGGAATATTGCATCTATAGCTGCTGGATGGTAAAAGAATGCTGATTCCATGTTCCATGTCATCAATATTaactaaaaaaataattgaatggGGCTTCACACATGACAGCCCATTTCTATTAAACACCAGGACACATCACTGaagtttgtcattgtgctcTAACAGTAGTGATACAGCATGTCCTTTCATGCAAAGTCAGTCTTGTATTTCATGACTTTTTGTTTCATCCTCTTTCCCGTGTGGTACTCCAAACTCCAGGTAGTTTTTAATGGAGGATGCGGTGGAGGTAGCGCTCTGAGTCCCTGGCGCCCTCCAGCCTCACTACACCCAATCTCCATGACAACGGTTTGAAGGGATTTTGGTTTCCTGAGGCGTCGTGGTCGGTCTGCAGCAGAAATTCTCCAGGACTCTGTGCTAGGTCGGCCTCTTCATCCTCAACACTGTAACCAGAAAGTGGCTCCTCAATCCTGGAAAACAGAGCAGAGGTTCAAACTATTTAAGTGAAATAAATCACCACAATGTCATTAACATTTTATGATTATTAGCTAAGATCTACTGAAATCCTGGTCTTGTTGATATTTTGTAAGCGATTTCTAATGTCATGTCAACTGTCATACTGGCCAGTCATCCAAAGGACagtatttcatttgttttgctggGTGCTGTATTGTTATTGCTGCACTACCATGTAATCCCTTTTCCCACTCTGTAGCACTTCATTACTACTCCAACAGGTCTAATTTCATCTCGGTGAGGAATGTGGAAAATGAAGCATGACagttatgtgtgtctgtgtgtgttttgtgtatgtgtgttggtatgcagagagagaagacacTGTCTCGTGAGGTCGTGATGACTTTGTTAGGCACATGACACAGTACACAGTGCATTTCAAGactctgtctctgcagacagAAGAGTTTCCAGTCAGACTCTTATTATTAGATTAGAGAGAACAAATGAACTCATCATGTGCCTTTTCATgccttttctttatttttttgacatcGTCTCACATACCTGAGATATCCAGATTCTCTCAGCCACTTATtattgtctctgtgtccctctgctCTGATTCCTCCTTTGTTTCTTGCTCGGACTCTCAGCCCTACTAGGGCCTGTGCCAGCCCTGCCTCatcttctgtctcttcctcttcttttgcCTC
Encoded proteins:
- the pi4k2a gene encoding phosphatidylinositol 4-kinase type 2-alpha, with translation MDETSPLVSPLRDSGDFSYCPTEPASPRGAFGSTPGSVVRIPAGSPGRNRERQPLLDRDRGNSPRDPHRNEFPEDPEFREIIRKAERAIEEGIYPERIYQGSSGSYFVKDSQGKIIGVFKPKNEEPYGQLNPKWTKWLQKLCCPCCFGRDCLVLNQGYLSEAGASLVDQKLELNIVPRTKVVYLASETFNYSAIDRVKSRGKRLALEKVPKVGQRFHRIGLPPKVGSFQLFVDGYKDADFWLRRFEAEPLPENTNRQLQLQFERLVVLDYIIRNTDRGNDNWLLKYDCPMDPVGNRDTDWVVVKDPIIKLAAIDNGLAFPLKHPDSWRAYPFYWAWLSQAKVPFSQEIRELVLPKLSDPNFIKDLEEDLYELFKKDPGFDRGQFHKQVAVMRGQILNLCQALKDGKTPLQLVQMPPVIVETARAPQRANSESYTQSFQSRRPFFTWW